Proteins from one Streptomyces genisteinicus genomic window:
- a CDS encoding NAD(P)/FAD-dependent oxidoreductase → MSDPLRTSRPAGRGTARTAVVIGGGLAGMLAAAALSAHVDEVTVVERDSLPDGPHSRRSLPQAHHAHLLWSGGARAIESLVPGTTERWLAAGARRIPLPTGLVSMTALGWFRRFPEMQFLIACSRDLLDWTVREQVLALPGVTLLQRTELLGLGGTAARVRGVRVRTADGAERTLDADLVVDASGRGSRAPEWLRSLGVEEVTEEKVDSGLAYASRLYRAPAGSEDFPVVNVQADAREPRPGRTATIVPLEGGRWLVTLSGTRGGQPSGAADEFEDFARSVRHPIVGELISHAEALTDVVVNRSTVNRRRYYEKISGWPEGFVAIGDSVATYNPVYGHGMSVAAQGVLALRSALAGQRITAPGLARRVQKAVAGPVSTAWDLATGQDILYPGAVGKASGPGADLLRRYVDRLMLTATGRPLVTRALFDVMTLSAPLASLARPEVALAVLRGPKLPPLPGPPLTAEELRIAKEPCEPEREPDRADA, encoded by the coding sequence ATGAGCGATCCCCTGAGAACCAGCCGGCCGGCGGGCCGGGGCACGGCCCGCACCGCGGTCGTCATCGGCGGCGGCCTGGCCGGCATGCTGGCCGCCGCCGCCCTGTCGGCCCACGTCGACGAGGTCACCGTCGTCGAGCGCGACAGCCTCCCCGACGGACCGCACTCCCGCCGGAGCCTCCCGCAGGCACATCACGCGCATCTGCTGTGGTCCGGCGGCGCACGGGCGATCGAGTCCCTGGTGCCGGGGACCACCGAGCGGTGGCTCGCCGCCGGAGCGCGGCGCATCCCGCTGCCGACCGGGCTGGTCTCCATGACGGCGCTCGGCTGGTTCCGCCGCTTTCCCGAGATGCAGTTCCTGATCGCGTGCAGCCGCGACCTGCTGGACTGGACGGTCCGCGAGCAGGTCCTCGCCCTGCCCGGCGTCACCCTGCTCCAGCGCACCGAACTCCTCGGGCTCGGCGGCACCGCCGCGCGGGTGCGCGGCGTCCGGGTGCGCACCGCCGACGGCGCGGAGCGGACGCTCGACGCCGACCTGGTCGTCGACGCGAGCGGACGCGGCTCGCGCGCCCCGGAGTGGCTGCGCTCCCTCGGCGTCGAGGAGGTCACCGAGGAGAAGGTCGACTCCGGTCTCGCCTACGCCAGCCGCCTCTACCGGGCCCCCGCCGGGTCGGAGGACTTCCCGGTGGTCAACGTCCAGGCCGACGCCCGCGAACCGCGGCCCGGCCGGACGGCGACCATCGTGCCGCTGGAGGGCGGACGCTGGCTGGTGACCCTCTCCGGCACCCGGGGCGGCCAGCCGTCGGGCGCCGCCGACGAGTTCGAGGACTTCGCCCGCTCCGTGCGGCACCCGATCGTCGGCGAGCTCATCTCGCACGCCGAGGCCCTCACCGACGTCGTCGTCAACCGCTCCACGGTCAACCGGCGGCGCTACTACGAGAAGATCTCCGGCTGGCCGGAGGGCTTCGTCGCGATCGGCGACTCCGTCGCCACCTACAACCCCGTGTACGGGCACGGCATGTCGGTCGCCGCGCAGGGCGTCCTCGCCCTGCGGTCCGCCCTCGCCGGGCAGCGGATCACCGCACCGGGGCTGGCCCGCCGGGTGCAGAAGGCGGTGGCCGGCCCCGTCTCCACGGCCTGGGACCTCGCCACCGGTCAGGACATCCTCTACCCGGGGGCCGTCGGCAAGGCGTCCGGGCCCGGCGCCGACCTGCTCCGGCGCTACGTCGACCGGCTGATGCTCACGGCGACCGGCCGCCCCCTGGTCACCAGGGCCCTGTTCGACGTCATGACCCTGTCGGCCCCGCTGGCGTCGCTGGCACGACCGGAGGTGGCGCTGGCCGTGCTGCGCGGCCCGAAACTGCCGCCGCTGCCCGGACCGCCGCTGACCGCCGAGGAGCTGCGGATCGCGAAGGAACCGTGCGAGCCGGAACGGGAGCCGGACCGGGCGGACGCGTAG
- a CDS encoding MAB_1171c family putative transporter yields the protein MDGSDYYIPAAALAVALAFKLPGLVRDWRDPLLRSVCALLLLGSSTFFFAAPPTIAAVNSITGVPNISGPLVYCILSAFSASCLVLLVNWRGGPPEETRRTSQRLVAGYGVVVVLLVVLFALGSAPEERLRDLDTHYANTPYVREMIVLYLVAHSVAAVGMTVLCWRWSTQVSGWLRGGLSAIVVGSLFNLGYGVTKFAAVFARWAGTDWDGLSSVVAPPLASAGALLSAVGFVLPLVGQRLSDHWHAWTAYRQLGTLWHALRSTAPAGTPTVRIALLSPVELRVTQRESDIHDGLLQLDPYFDQELRAAAREEAAAAGAGPREAQAVGDASMVAAALRARADDPEGEIVSSAQTYTSRAAEGPRDLVRMSLALRQSPVVAAARTRAARSESGTT from the coding sequence GTGGACGGATCGGACTACTACATACCGGCCGCGGCCCTCGCCGTCGCGCTGGCGTTCAAGCTCCCCGGGCTGGTACGCGACTGGCGTGACCCGCTGCTGCGGTCCGTCTGCGCGCTGCTGCTGCTCGGCTCCTCCACGTTCTTCTTCGCCGCGCCGCCGACGATCGCCGCGGTGAACAGCATCACCGGCGTCCCGAACATCTCGGGGCCGCTGGTGTACTGCATCCTCTCCGCGTTCAGCGCCTCCTGCCTGGTCCTGCTGGTCAACTGGCGGGGCGGGCCGCCCGAGGAGACCCGCCGCACCTCCCAACGCCTGGTGGCCGGCTACGGCGTGGTGGTCGTCCTGCTCGTCGTGCTGTTCGCGCTGGGCTCCGCGCCCGAGGAACGGCTGCGCGACCTCGACACCCACTACGCCAACACCCCGTACGTCCGCGAGATGATCGTGCTGTACCTCGTCGCGCACAGCGTGGCGGCGGTCGGCATGACCGTGCTGTGCTGGCGGTGGTCGACCCAGGTGAGCGGCTGGCTGCGCGGCGGGCTCTCCGCCATCGTGGTGGGTTCGCTGTTCAACCTCGGCTACGGGGTGACCAAGTTCGCGGCCGTCTTCGCCCGCTGGGCCGGCACCGACTGGGACGGCCTCAGCAGCGTCGTGGCACCGCCGCTGGCGTCGGCCGGCGCGCTGCTCAGCGCGGTCGGCTTCGTCCTGCCCCTGGTCGGCCAGCGGCTGTCGGACCACTGGCACGCCTGGACCGCGTACCGGCAGCTCGGCACCCTGTGGCACGCCCTGCGCAGCACCGCGCCCGCGGGCACCCCGACCGTGCGGATCGCGCTCCTCTCCCCCGTCGAACTGCGCGTGACGCAGCGGGAGTCGGACATCCACGACGGCCTGCTCCAGCTCGACCCGTACTTCGACCAGGAGTTGCGCGCCGCCGCCCGCGAGGAGGCGGCGGCCGCCGGCGCCGGCCCGCGCGAGGCCCAGGCCGTCGGCGACGCCTCGATGGTCGCCGCCGCACTCAGGGCCCGGGCGGACGATCCCGAGGGCGAGATCGTAAGCTCTGCCCAGACCTACACATCCCGGGCAGCCGAAGGACCGCGCGATCTGGTGCGCATGTCTCTCGCGCTGCGACAGTCACCCGTCGTAGCGGCGGCGCGCACGCGCGCCGCCAGGTCGGAGAGCGGCACCACATGA